In Akkermansia muciniphila, one DNA window encodes the following:
- the trpB gene encoding tryptophan synthase subunit beta has product MDLHTYLRNFPDAQGRFGEYGGVYLPDELVPAFEEITEAYQTIAHSAQFINELRRIRKQFQGRPTPVYHCERLSRHLGTAQIYLKREDLNHTGAHKLNHCMGEGLLAKYMGKKRIIAETGAGQHGVALATAAAFFGLECEIHMGAVDIAKQAPNVTRMKILGAKVVPVTHGLQSLKEAVDSAFESYLNSYQDSIYCIGSVVGPHPFPQMVRDFQMCIGVEAREQFLEMTGLLPDAVCACVGGGSNSMGMFTAFLGDPLDIYGVEPLGKGPRLGDHSASISYGSKGVLHGFESIMLQDEDGNPGPVHSVASGLDYPSVGPEHAYLHDIGRVNYVTATDEEAVDAFFKLSRYEGIIPALESSHAIAYAMKWARENRGGAILVNCSGRGDKDVDYVVEHYGYGEDRQFPS; this is encoded by the coding sequence ATGGATCTCCATACCTATTTACGCAATTTTCCAGACGCCCAGGGCCGCTTTGGCGAATACGGCGGCGTTTACCTGCCGGACGAGCTGGTTCCCGCCTTTGAAGAAATTACGGAAGCCTACCAGACGATAGCCCACTCCGCCCAGTTCATTAATGAACTGCGGCGCATCCGTAAACAGTTTCAGGGGCGCCCCACCCCGGTTTACCACTGCGAGCGCCTTTCCCGCCATCTGGGCACCGCTCAAATTTACCTGAAGAGAGAAGACCTGAACCATACAGGCGCCCACAAGCTCAACCATTGCATGGGGGAAGGCCTCCTGGCCAAATACATGGGCAAGAAGCGCATTATCGCGGAGACGGGCGCCGGCCAGCACGGCGTGGCGCTGGCTACGGCCGCCGCCTTCTTCGGCCTGGAATGTGAAATCCACATGGGTGCGGTAGATATCGCCAAACAGGCTCCGAACGTCACCCGCATGAAAATTCTGGGCGCCAAGGTGGTGCCTGTCACGCACGGCCTCCAAAGCCTGAAGGAAGCCGTGGATTCCGCTTTTGAATCTTACCTGAACAGTTACCAGGATTCCATTTACTGCATCGGTTCCGTGGTTGGCCCCCATCCCTTCCCTCAAATGGTGCGTGATTTCCAAATGTGCATCGGCGTGGAAGCCCGGGAACAATTCCTGGAAATGACGGGGCTTCTGCCGGACGCTGTCTGCGCCTGCGTGGGCGGCGGCAGCAATTCCATGGGCATGTTTACCGCCTTCCTGGGAGATCCGCTGGATATTTATGGCGTAGAACCCCTCGGCAAAGGCCCCAGGCTTGGGGATCATTCCGCCTCCATCTCCTATGGAAGCAAGGGAGTACTGCACGGTTTTGAGAGCATCATGCTTCAGGATGAAGACGGCAATCCGGGACCGGTCCATTCCGTAGCCAGCGGTCTGGATTATCCTTCCGTAGGGCCGGAGCATGCCTATCTGCACGACATCGGTCGCGTTAACTATGTCACCGCCACAGACGAGGAAGCCGTGGACGCCTTCTTCAAACTTTCCCGTTACGAAGGGATCATTCCCGCTCTGGAAAGCTCCCACGCTATCGCGTATGCCATGAAGTGGGCCCGGGAAAACAGAGGCGGCGCCATTCTGGTAAACTGCTCCGGACGCGGAGACAAGGATGTGGATTACGTCGTAGAGCATTACGGTTATGGGGAAGACCGCCAGTTCCCCTCCTGA
- a CDS encoding cytochrome ubiquinol oxidase subunit I, translated as MDDPVLLSRLQFAITIMFHYIFPPMTIGLGVVLVALEGLWLKTKNDLYHKQAKFWTRIFGIIFALGVASGIVMEFQFGTNWADYSRCVGDIFGSPLAAEGIFAFFLESGFLAILLFGWDKVGPKMHFLSSCMVALGAHFSAIWIIVANSWMQTPAGYKLVEVNGKIQAHITSFYDVVFNPSTVDRLTHALSGCWLAGATLVLSVSAWYILKKRFTGGSEKSFKVALVIGLIGVAGMGITGDSSAREVSIHQPAKFAAMEGVMESGAPQALHLIGWMNPSTHEVTGISIPYLLTLLTHHDLDTAITGMNGIPQDERPPILPVFYSFHLMILIGCALAALFLVGLWGWKKGWLFQKSWLLWCFVFSVLGPQIANQAGWAVAELGRQPWIVYGILRTEHAVSPTLTAAEALSSLGMFFIIYALLLALFLYQITHKIHKGPDQETEEDDGAGEGKLQVPFVKD; from the coding sequence ATGGACGATCCGGTCTTATTATCCCGTCTCCAATTCGCCATTACGATCATGTTCCACTACATCTTCCCGCCGATGACCATCGGCCTGGGGGTGGTTCTGGTCGCCTTGGAAGGCCTCTGGCTGAAAACGAAAAATGACCTCTACCACAAGCAGGCCAAATTCTGGACCAGAATCTTCGGCATTATCTTTGCCCTTGGCGTAGCCTCCGGCATCGTGATGGAATTCCAGTTCGGCACCAACTGGGCGGATTATTCCCGCTGCGTAGGCGACATCTTCGGCAGTCCTCTGGCGGCAGAAGGCATTTTCGCCTTCTTCCTGGAATCAGGCTTTCTGGCCATCCTGCTTTTCGGCTGGGACAAGGTGGGTCCCAAAATGCACTTTCTTTCCTCCTGCATGGTCGCTCTCGGCGCCCATTTCAGCGCCATCTGGATCATTGTGGCCAACTCCTGGATGCAGACGCCCGCCGGATACAAGCTGGTGGAAGTAAACGGAAAAATCCAGGCCCATATCACCAGCTTCTATGACGTTGTTTTCAATCCATCCACCGTGGACCGCCTGACGCACGCGCTCTCCGGCTGCTGGCTGGCGGGAGCCACTCTCGTCCTCAGCGTCTCCGCCTGGTATATTTTGAAAAAACGCTTCACCGGAGGGTCAGAAAAAAGTTTTAAGGTGGCATTGGTCATCGGTCTCATCGGCGTGGCCGGCATGGGCATCACGGGAGATTCCAGCGCACGAGAAGTCTCCATCCATCAACCCGCCAAATTCGCAGCCATGGAAGGCGTCATGGAATCCGGCGCTCCCCAGGCTCTCCATCTCATCGGCTGGATGAACCCGTCCACCCATGAAGTGACGGGCATCTCCATCCCATACTTGCTCACCCTCCTGACCCATCATGACCTGGACACGGCCATCACCGGCATGAACGGCATCCCGCAGGACGAACGCCCTCCCATCCTGCCCGTCTTTTACTCCTTCCATCTCATGATCCTGATCGGCTGCGCCCTGGCGGCCCTGTTTCTGGTGGGCCTGTGGGGCTGGAAAAAGGGCTGGCTCTTCCAGAAGAGCTGGCTGCTCTGGTGCTTCGTTTTCTCCGTACTGGGCCCGCAAATAGCCAACCAGGCGGGCTGGGCCGTAGCGGAACTGGGGCGCCAGCCATGGATTGTGTACGGCATCCTGAGAACGGAACACGCCGTATCCCCCACCCTCACCGCGGCGGAAGCCCTTTCCTCCCTGGGTATGTTCTTTATCATTTATGCCCTGCTGCTGGCCCTCTTCCTCTATCAAATCACCCATAAAATTCACAAAGGTCCGGATCAGGAAACTGAGGAAGACGACGGCGCCGGGGAAGGCAAACTCCAGGTTCCTTTTGTCAAAGACTAA
- a CDS encoding MarR family winged helix-turn-helix transcriptional regulator — protein MSSISEEANKLADFILFTQRSCILNLSSELNEGKVSYPQFFLLTYLASEDFLSMSSIALKMGHSTAAATGMVDKLQEMGYLKRMSAAKDRRKIMVAITQEGRDLVGRMRQNIVRDLAALMAGADPDARQTLADTGKSIRKRRLA, from the coding sequence ATGAGTTCCATTTCTGAAGAAGCAAACAAGCTGGCGGATTTCATCCTGTTCACGCAACGTTCCTGCATTCTGAATCTTTCTTCAGAATTGAATGAGGGCAAGGTTTCCTACCCCCAGTTTTTCCTGCTGACTTATCTGGCCAGCGAAGATTTTCTGAGCATGTCCAGCATTGCCCTGAAAATGGGGCATTCTACCGCGGCCGCTACCGGGATGGTGGATAAATTACAGGAAATGGGCTACCTGAAACGCATGAGCGCGGCCAAAGACCGCCGCAAAATCATGGTCGCCATCACTCAGGAAGGGCGCGACCTGGTGGGACGCATGCGCCAGAATATCGTTCGGGATCTGGCCGCCCTGATGGCTGGAGCGGATCCGGACGCACGCCAGACGCTTGCCGATACCGGAAAATCCATCAGAAAGCGCCGTTTGGCCTGA
- a CDS encoding low molecular weight protein arginine phosphatase, producing the protein MTQRKHILFVCTGNTCRSPMAEGLFRKLSSRHPEWQAGSAGTAAWPGQEASPETLHVLREHGVNLSSHESRPVTDELMKNATDVYAMTESHLAALLANFPEYADKVRLVTCYTDSRGIADPIGCGQAAYNKVAQQLTTAIQAIITRMAQQE; encoded by the coding sequence ATGACACAGCGTAAGCATATCCTCTTCGTCTGCACCGGCAACACCTGCCGCAGCCCCATGGCGGAAGGCCTGTTCCGAAAACTTTCCTCGCGCCATCCGGAATGGCAAGCCGGTTCCGCTGGAACTGCCGCATGGCCCGGTCAGGAGGCCAGCCCGGAGACGCTTCACGTCCTTCGGGAACATGGCGTCAACCTTTCCAGCCATGAAAGCCGTCCTGTTACGGATGAACTGATGAAAAACGCCACAGATGTCTATGCCATGACGGAGAGCCACCTGGCTGCCCTGCTTGCCAATTTCCCCGAATATGCGGATAAAGTCAGGCTGGTCACCTGCTACACGGACAGCCGCGGCATCGCCGATCCCATCGGCTGCGGACAGGCGGCCTACAACAAGGTAGCGCAGCAACTGACCACAGCCATTCAGGCCATCATCACCCGGATGGCACAACAGGAGTAA
- a CDS encoding L,D-transpeptidase, which yields MAPSSIHINLSCQELVLEKSGKILLRCPVSSGKAGAGYEEGSGKTPTGHLRICKKIGDGEPEDTIFISRLPAGRYPSAIPKSMDEHSDFILTRILWLDGLEPHNANTRSRYIYIHGTNDTELLGTPASHGCIRLSPRDMLALFALAEEGMDVFIQC from the coding sequence ATGGCTCCCTCTTCCATACACATTAATCTGTCCTGCCAGGAACTGGTGCTGGAAAAATCCGGAAAAATCCTGCTCCGCTGCCCCGTCTCCAGCGGGAAAGCGGGTGCAGGCTATGAAGAAGGTTCCGGGAAAACCCCCACAGGACATCTCCGCATCTGCAAAAAAATCGGGGACGGAGAACCGGAGGATACTATTTTCATCTCACGCCTTCCGGCAGGCCGCTATCCCTCCGCCATCCCGAAAAGTATGGATGAACATTCCGACTTCATCCTGACCCGCATTCTGTGGCTGGATGGACTGGAACCGCACAACGCCAATACCCGGAGCCGTTATATTTACATCCACGGCACCAACGATACGGAACTGCTGGGCACCCCGGCTTCCCATGGCTGCATACGCCTTTCCCCCAGGGATATGCTGGCGCTTTTTGCTCTGGCGGAAGAAGGAATGGACGTGTTCATTCAATGTTAA
- a CDS encoding phosphotransferase — MKELSRLVHRSFHIIPRQEDFRPLVLGASGRTIVRIHVGGRTCIGIQWGNDRADNDSFIPAARHLHAHGVNVPEIYDYEPLDPGCGVALVEDLGDANLLAFRKEPWPSLRLRYIRAMEQFHLLHSCPFPEEFPLQPAFDEALYLWEQSYFAEHFLGAHLGLETASFLNHPALKEQAQFLADLPECPVHRDSQSQNVHIHAGKTWLIDFQGMRGGRPEYDLASLVYDGYARLEPEQTDELLREWENISAHSIDHRIFRACALQRIMQMLGAYANIGHNQGKTWYLDQIPAGLGHLRRLLPGSTLAEPLAAMLA; from the coding sequence ATGAAAGAATTGTCCCGTCTGGTTCACCGGAGTTTTCACATTATTCCACGTCAGGAAGATTTCCGCCCCCTGGTTTTGGGGGCCTCCGGCCGTACGATCGTCCGCATCCATGTTGGCGGCCGCACATGCATCGGCATCCAGTGGGGAAATGACCGTGCGGACAATGATTCCTTCATTCCCGCAGCCCGGCATCTGCACGCCCACGGTGTCAACGTTCCGGAAATTTACGATTACGAACCTCTCGACCCCGGCTGCGGAGTTGCCTTGGTGGAAGACCTGGGAGACGCCAACCTGCTGGCTTTCCGGAAAGAACCCTGGCCTTCCCTGCGCCTGCGTTACATCCGGGCTATGGAACAATTCCATCTGCTTCACTCCTGCCCGTTTCCGGAGGAATTCCCCCTCCAGCCCGCTTTTGACGAGGCTCTGTACCTCTGGGAACAGTCCTATTTCGCCGAACATTTCCTAGGCGCCCATCTGGGGCTGGAAACGGCTTCTTTCCTGAACCATCCCGCCCTGAAAGAGCAGGCGCAGTTTCTGGCTGACCTTCCGGAATGCCCCGTCCACCGGGACAGCCAGTCCCAGAACGTGCATATCCACGCAGGAAAAACATGGCTGATTGATTTTCAAGGCATGCGCGGCGGACGTCCGGAATATGATCTGGCTTCCCTGGTCTATGACGGCTACGCCCGTCTGGAACCGGAACAAACGGATGAATTGCTCAGGGAGTGGGAAAATATCTCCGCTCACTCCATAGATCACCGCATTTTCCGCGCCTGCGCCCTCCAGCGGATTATGCAGATGCTGGGCGCTTACGCCAATATCGGCCACAACCAGGGGAAAACCTGGTATCTGGATCAGATTCCCGCCGGGCTGGGACACCTGCGGAGGCTTCTGCCAGGCTCCACGCTTGCAGAACCGCTGGCTGCTATGCTAGCATGA